The proteins below are encoded in one region of Enhydrobacter sp.:
- a CDS encoding IS701 family transposase — MDRRSAGSEARFAAYVDDLVGVIGHADRAKPLRDYCTGLLMPCERKSVEPLAAVTAPERTAAQHQSLLHFVGEGGWSDEKVLAKVRTIVLPVIERAGPIEAWIIDDTSFPKKGMHSVGVARQYCGQLGKQDNCQVAVSLSLANAHASLPVAYRLYLPEAWAGDPVRRKKAGVPTEIGFQTKIEIALDQIRAACAAGLPRGAVLMDAGYGTHIALRTALRALELSYVAGILSSTTVWAPGTSPLPPKPYVPGRGRPTKRLRRDAEHRPVKVRDLAFGLPTKAWKTITWREGTNVPLKSRFARLRIRIAHRDFNRSEPWPEEWLLIEWPKGEKEPTKYWLSSLPSDIGFARLVELAKLRWRIERDYQDLKQEVGLGHFEGRGWRGFHHHATLCIAAYGYLISERETIPPSGLRSSTAFQAPRLPDNYRPRGSAA; from the coding sequence ATGGATCGCCGGTCAGCGGGCAGCGAGGCGCGATTTGCAGCCTACGTTGATGATCTTGTTGGGGTGATCGGTCACGCGGACCGTGCCAAGCCGCTGCGGGACTACTGCACGGGGCTGTTGATGCCCTGCGAGCGCAAGAGTGTGGAGCCGCTGGCGGCGGTGACTGCGCCGGAGCGGACGGCAGCGCAGCATCAGTCGCTTTTGCATTTTGTCGGCGAGGGCGGCTGGTCGGACGAGAAGGTCCTGGCCAAGGTGCGGACCATAGTGCTGCCCGTGATCGAGCGTGCGGGACCGATCGAGGCCTGGATCATCGATGACACGAGCTTTCCCAAGAAGGGCATGCACTCGGTGGGAGTGGCGCGGCAGTATTGCGGACAACTTGGCAAGCAGGACAATTGCCAAGTCGCCGTATCATTGTCGCTGGCCAACGCCCATGCCAGCCTGCCGGTGGCTTATCGGCTTTACCTGCCGGAGGCCTGGGCCGGCGATCCCGTGCGTCGCAAGAAGGCGGGCGTGCCGACAGAGATCGGCTTTCAGACCAAGATCGAGATCGCGCTCGATCAGATTCGTGCGGCCTGCGCGGCGGGCTTGCCACGCGGAGCGGTGCTGATGGATGCGGGCTACGGTACCCACATCGCGCTGCGCACGGCTCTCAGGGCGCTCGAGCTGTCCTATGTTGCCGGCATTCTGTCGAGCACCACGGTATGGGCGCCGGGCACGAGTCCTCTGCCGCCCAAGCCTTATGTGCCTGGCCGCGGACGGCCCACCAAGCGGCTGCGCCGCGATGCCGAGCACCGACCGGTCAAGGTCAGGGACCTGGCCTTCGGCCTTCCGACCAAGGCCTGGAAAACGATCACCTGGCGCGAAGGCACGAATGTGCCGCTCAAATCGCGCTTTGCCCGGCTGCGCATTCGCATCGCCCATCGGGACTTCAATCGCAGCGAGCCCTGGCCGGAAGAATGGCTTCTGATCGAATGGCCCAAAGGCGAGAAGGAGCCGACCAAATACTGGCTCTCGAGCCTGCCTTCCGACATCGGCTTTGCCCGTCTCGTCGAGCTCGCCAAGCTGCGCTGGCGCATCGAGCGTGACTACCAGGACCTCAAGCAGGAAGTCGGCCTCGGGCATTTTGAAGGGCGAGGCTGGCGCGGCTTCCACCATCACGCCACGCTCTGCATCGCCGCTTACGGATACCTGATCTCCGAGCGGGAGACGATTCCCCCCTCAGGACTGCGTTCCTCCACGGCTTTCCAAGCGCCTCGCCTTCCCGACAATTATCGACCCCGCGGATCCGCCGCTTAG
- the efp gene encoding elongation factor P encodes MKVPVNSIRAGNVIEYNGKLWVAAKVQHITPGKGGAFVSIEAKALREGNKLQERFRSGEMIEHVHIDERECTFLFKDDNGYTFMDKENFEQLTIGNDVLDPDQARWLQDGMEVVVSTYEGTPVGVELPKTVTLAVTEADAVVKGQTASSSYKPAVVEGGIRVMVPPHIAVGTKLVINTEDGSYMERAKD; translated from the coding sequence ATGAAAGTCCCCGTCAATTCCATCCGTGCCGGCAACGTCATCGAATACAACGGCAAGCTCTGGGTGGCGGCCAAGGTGCAGCACATCACGCCCGGCAAGGGCGGCGCGTTCGTGTCGATCGAGGCCAAGGCGCTGCGCGAGGGCAACAAGCTGCAGGAGCGCTTCCGCTCGGGCGAGATGATCGAGCACGTCCATATCGACGAGCGCGAGTGCACCTTCCTGTTCAAGGACGACAACGGCTACACGTTCATGGACAAGGAGAATTTCGAGCAGCTCACCATCGGCAACGACGTGCTCGATCCCGACCAGGCGCGCTGGCTGCAGGACGGCATGGAGGTCGTGGTGTCGACCTACGAAGGAACGCCGGTGGGCGTGGAGCTGCCCAAGACCGTGACGCTCGCCGTCACCGAGGCCGACGCCGTGGTGAAGGGCCAGACCGCCTCCTCGTCCTACAAGCCGGCCGTCGTCGAAGGCGGCATCCGCGTGATGGTGCCGCCGCATATCGCGGTCGGAACCAAGCTGGTGATCAACACCGAGGACGGCAGCTACATGGAACGCGCCAAGGACTGA
- a CDS encoding MmcQ/YjbR family DNA-binding protein translates to MTPKEIDRFCASLPAATRTVQWEGVTVFKVGGRMFCLIAPREHSVGRVCFKCPEEHYEALSRCDGFRPAPYLARAKWVAMDDPAILTTSEMKAYLRRAHAVIAAALPKKKQAALGL, encoded by the coding sequence ATGACGCCGAAGGAGATCGACCGGTTCTGCGCCTCGCTGCCGGCGGCCACGCGCACCGTGCAGTGGGAGGGCGTGACCGTCTTCAAGGTGGGCGGCAGGATGTTCTGCCTGATCGCGCCGCGCGAGCATTCGGTCGGCCGGGTCTGCTTCAAATGCCCGGAGGAGCACTACGAGGCGTTGAGCCGCTGCGACGGCTTCAGGCCTGCGCCCTATCTTGCCCGCGCCAAGTGGGTCGCGATGGATGACCCGGCCATCCTGACAACGTCAGAAATGAAGGCCTATCTCCGCCGCGCCCATGCCGTGATCGCCGCGGCGCTGCCGAAGAAAAAGCAGGCCGCGTTGGGCCTCTGA
- a CDS encoding inositol monophosphatase family protein, with product MIRAAFAAAKSLKRDFGEVEHLQVSEKGPGDFVSRADLQAERTLRAELARTRPEYGFLGEEGGETRGDGRNRWIADPLDGTTNFLHGVPHFAISLALERDGEIIAGVIYQPISDELFWAEKGNGAFIDTPNARSRRLRVSGRKELARALVATGIPHIGRGDHPDYLRRLETAMGRTAGIRRWGAASLDLAFVAAGRFDAFFEFGLAPWDVAAGLLLVREAGGMVADVAGQPYALGSPSLLATNASLRDAMVEALK from the coding sequence ATGATCCGCGCCGCCTTCGCGGCCGCCAAGTCTCTGAAGCGCGACTTCGGCGAGGTCGAGCACCTGCAGGTGTCGGAGAAGGGTCCGGGCGATTTCGTGAGCCGCGCCGACCTGCAGGCCGAGCGGACGTTGCGCGCCGAGCTTGCCCGCACGCGGCCCGAGTACGGCTTCCTGGGCGAGGAAGGCGGCGAGACCAGGGGCGACGGCCGCAACCGCTGGATCGCCGATCCGCTCGACGGCACGACCAACTTCCTGCACGGCGTGCCGCACTTCGCCATCTCGCTCGCCTTGGAGCGTGACGGCGAGATCATCGCCGGCGTCATATACCAGCCGATCTCCGACGAGCTGTTCTGGGCCGAGAAGGGCAACGGCGCCTTCATCGACACGCCCAACGCACGCTCGCGCCGCCTGCGCGTGTCGGGCCGCAAGGAGCTGGCGCGCGCCCTGGTCGCCACGGGCATCCCGCATATCGGCCGCGGCGACCATCCGGACTATCTGCGCCGGCTCGAGACGGCAATGGGCCGAACCGCCGGCATCCGCCGCTGGGGCGCGGCGTCGCTCGACCTCGCCTTCGTGGCAGCGGGCCGCTTCGACGCCTTCTTCGAGTTCGGCCTCGCCCCGTGGGACGTCGCGGCCGGCCTGCTGCTGGTGCGCGAGGCGGGCGGCATGGTGGCCGACGTCGCCGGCCAGCCCTACGCGCTCGGCAGCCCGTCGCTGCTGGCGACCAACGCCAGCCTGCGCGACGCCATGGTCGAGGCCTTGAAGTAG
- a CDS encoding adenylate/guanylate cyclase domain-containing protein, producing the protein MTDDKVKRRLTTVLCADVHGYSRLMEADEAGTLGTLRRYRTAMGGLVERHDGRIVNTWGDAVIAEFASVVEAVQCAVEIQQEISNQDPDLPHEHRMRFRIGINLGDVMVDGSDIYGDGVNIAARLQELAEPGGVVISGSVYEQVHNKLSLGFDSLGQQQMKNVAPVTSYRVTMGGKAAGRHSLPIDESPVPSEAGAASSRQEHEPSTSMRPVSDWLASLPRPIVVALAVSAFLVLINVFTGLHSIWFHWPVSALLFVAILRTVLRRRPESNGKEGRRRGRK; encoded by the coding sequence ATGACCGACGACAAGGTGAAACGGCGGCTGACCACCGTCCTGTGCGCCGATGTGCACGGCTATTCCCGCCTCATGGAGGCAGACGAAGCGGGAACGTTGGGAACGCTGCGCCGCTACCGCACCGCCATGGGGGGATTGGTGGAGCGCCATGACGGGCGGATCGTGAATACCTGGGGCGACGCCGTGATCGCCGAGTTCGCCAGCGTCGTCGAGGCCGTGCAGTGCGCGGTCGAGATCCAGCAGGAAATTTCCAATCAGGATCCGGACCTGCCCCACGAGCACCGCATGCGGTTTCGCATCGGCATCAATCTCGGCGATGTGATGGTGGACGGCTCCGACATCTATGGCGACGGGGTCAACATCGCGGCGCGGCTGCAGGAGCTTGCCGAGCCCGGCGGCGTCGTGATCTCCGGTTCGGTCTACGAGCAGGTGCACAACAAATTGTCCCTTGGCTTCGACTCTCTCGGCCAGCAACAGATGAAGAATGTCGCTCCCGTGACCAGCTATCGGGTGACCATGGGCGGCAAAGCGGCCGGGCGACACAGCTTGCCGATCGACGAAAGCCCCGTTCCCTCGGAAGCCGGCGCTGCATCGAGTCGCCAGGAACACGAGCCATCCACGTCAATGCGCCCGGTGTCGGACTGGTTGGCGAGCCTTCCTCGCCCCATCGTGGTGGCTCTCGCCGTTTCGGCCTTTCTGGTTCTGATCAATGTTTTCACCGGCTTGCACAGCATCTGGTTCCATTGGCCGGTCTCCGCATTGCTCTTCGTTGCCATCCTGCGGACAGTGCTCCGGCGCAGACCTGAATCGAACGGAAAGGAAGGGCGCCGAAGGGGTCGCAAGTGA
- a CDS encoding MFS transporter — protein MQNDGRVSWTGRLPFFYGWIVVGVAFVTVALGVTARTAFSLMFPPIVDEFGWDRGLAAGAFSFGFLVSALMSPVVGRLMDRRGPRFVIEIGVLLTAAGLVAATRIETPWQLYATLGVLVGAGANCMTFTAQSQYLPNWFVRRRALAISIAFSGAGFGAILILPWIQEIILHQGWRRSCLTLGVMTLAVLLPLNLLVRKRPEDIGVEPDGDGRRVGAAPRPSNIVDPAWAAIEWTTARAMRTARFWWIALAYFCGGFVWYAVQVHQTKYLVEIGFSPMEAAWALGLVAMAGVPGQIFLGALSDRIGREIVWSITGMGFAICYAALLALAAGPSQPLLYVMVLSQGLLGYAMTSVMGPIVAEIFEGPHFGSIFGVLTVALIGGGAAGPLIAGMVHDRTGGYGDAFILSIALCFLSIIAIWRAAPGRVRLVAGRARARALADAKTAS, from the coding sequence ATGCAAAATGACGGTCGTGTGTCCTGGACGGGGCGGCTTCCGTTCTTCTACGGCTGGATCGTCGTCGGCGTGGCCTTCGTCACGGTGGCGCTGGGGGTCACGGCGCGCACCGCCTTCTCCCTGATGTTCCCGCCGATCGTCGACGAGTTCGGCTGGGACCGCGGCCTCGCCGCCGGTGCCTTTTCGTTCGGCTTCCTCGTCTCGGCCCTGATGAGCCCGGTGGTGGGCCGCCTGATGGACCGGCGCGGCCCGCGCTTCGTCATCGAGATCGGCGTGCTGCTGACGGCGGCCGGGCTGGTCGCGGCGACGCGCATCGAGACACCGTGGCAGCTCTACGCAACGCTCGGCGTGCTGGTCGGGGCGGGCGCCAACTGCATGACTTTCACGGCGCAGTCGCAGTACCTGCCCAACTGGTTCGTGCGCCGGCGCGCGCTCGCCATCAGCATCGCCTTCTCCGGCGCGGGCTTCGGCGCCATCCTGATCCTGCCGTGGATCCAGGAGATCATCCTGCACCAGGGCTGGCGGAGATCCTGCCTGACGCTCGGCGTGATGACGCTTGCCGTTCTGCTGCCGCTCAATCTCCTCGTGCGCAAGCGGCCGGAGGATATCGGCGTCGAGCCCGACGGCGACGGCCGCCGCGTCGGCGCCGCGCCGCGGCCGTCGAACATCGTCGATCCGGCGTGGGCCGCGATCGAATGGACGACGGCGCGGGCGATGCGGACGGCGCGTTTCTGGTGGATCGCGCTCGCCTATTTCTGCGGCGGCTTCGTCTGGTACGCGGTGCAGGTGCACCAGACCAAGTACCTGGTCGAGATCGGCTTCAGCCCGATGGAGGCGGCATGGGCGCTGGGGCTGGTGGCGATGGCGGGCGTGCCGGGGCAGATCTTCCTCGGCGCGCTGTCGGATCGCATCGGCCGCGAGATCGTCTGGAGCATCACGGGCATGGGCTTCGCGATCTGCTACGCCGCTCTGCTTGCCCTGGCGGCCGGCCCTTCGCAGCCGCTCCTCTATGTGATGGTGCTCTCGCAGGGGCTACTGGGTTACGCCATGACCTCGGTTATGGGTCCGATCGTGGCCGAGATCTTCGAGGGCCCGCATTTCGGCTCGATCTTCGGCGTGCTGACGGTGGCGCTGATCGGCGGCGGCGCGGCGGGACCTCTGATCGCCGGCATGGTGCACGACCGCACCGGCGGCTACGGCGATGCCTTCATCCTGTCGATCGCCCTCTGCTTCCTGTCGATCATCGCCATCTGGCGGGCCGCGCCGGGCAGGGTGCGCCTGGTGGCCGGCCGTGCGCGCGCCCGCGCGCTCGCCGACGCAAAGACCGCCTCCTAA
- a CDS encoding amidohydrolase, with the protein MAARWTGALVFAALLGLSTAAPAADIAGMRAAIDREFDAQYSHIDALYKDIHSHPELSFRETRTAARLATEMRGLGFQVTEGVGRTGVVAIYENGPGPMVMVRTELDALPLQEKTGLSYASTARQLWRGAETPVAHACGHDIHMSVWVAVAKTLVDMKDRWSGTVMFVAQPAEEGGGGAKAMINDGLFTRFRKPDYGFALHVGPGPYGHVWYRAGAISSTSDGLFVRFLGKGGHGSRPHVTIDPVMMAGHFIVDVQSVISREKDAAKFGVVTIGSVEAGHAGNVIPDAAVLRGTIRSYDEATRARMIEGVERTARAVAMMAGAPPPEIKITPGAKAVVNDAALAGRSGAVLKAAFGDKAALVSHPGAASEDYSEFVLAGVPSFYFALGGLDPKEIAEAKANHTQVPGNHSPEFAPVPEPTIRTGVEAMSLVVLDVLQKK; encoded by the coding sequence ATGGCGGCCAGATGGACCGGAGCTTTGGTCTTCGCGGCGCTTTTGGGGCTATCGACGGCGGCGCCGGCGGCCGACATCGCGGGCATGCGGGCGGCCATCGATCGCGAATTCGACGCCCAATATTCCCACATCGACGCGCTCTACAAGGACATCCACAGCCATCCCGAGCTCAGCTTCCGTGAGACTCGCACGGCGGCCAGGCTTGCCACCGAGATGCGAGGCCTGGGCTTCCAGGTGACCGAAGGCGTCGGCAGGACGGGCGTGGTCGCGATCTATGAGAACGGGCCCGGCCCCATGGTGATGGTGCGCACCGAACTCGATGCCCTGCCGTTGCAGGAGAAGACCGGGCTTTCCTATGCCAGCACGGCCAGGCAGCTCTGGCGCGGGGCCGAGACTCCGGTCGCCCACGCCTGCGGCCACGACATCCATATGTCGGTGTGGGTGGCGGTGGCCAAGACCCTTGTCGACATGAAGGACCGGTGGAGCGGCACGGTCATGTTCGTGGCCCAGCCGGCGGAGGAGGGTGGCGGCGGCGCGAAGGCGATGATCAACGACGGCCTCTTCACGCGCTTCAGGAAGCCGGACTACGGCTTCGCGCTGCATGTAGGTCCCGGACCCTACGGCCACGTCTGGTATCGAGCGGGTGCCATCAGCTCCACCTCCGATGGTCTTTTCGTGCGCTTCCTCGGCAAGGGTGGCCACGGCTCGCGCCCGCACGTCACGATCGATCCGGTGATGATGGCGGGGCATTTCATCGTCGACGTGCAGAGCGTGATCAGCCGCGAGAAGGATGCCGCGAAATTCGGCGTCGTGACGATCGGCTCGGTGGAGGCCGGCCATGCGGGCAATGTCATCCCCGATGCCGCCGTGCTGCGCGGCACCATCCGCTCCTACGACGAGGCGACGCGCGCGAGGATGATCGAGGGCGTGGAGCGGACGGCGCGGGCCGTGGCCATGATGGCCGGCGCGCCGCCGCCCGAAATCAAGATCACGCCCGGGGCGAAGGCGGTCGTCAACGACGCGGCCCTTGCCGGGCGCAGCGGTGCGGTGCTGAAGGCGGCGTTCGGCGACAAGGCTGCACTGGTGTCGCATCCGGGCGCGGCCAGCGAGGACTACTCGGAATTCGTGCTGGCCGGCGTGCCGTCCTTCTACTTCGCGCTCGGCGGCCTCGATCCCAAGGAGATCGCCGAGGCGAAGGCGAACCACACGCAAGTGCCGGGCAACCACTCGCCGGAATTCGCGCCCGTCCCCGAGCCCACGATCCGCACCGGCGTCGAAGCGATGAGCCTCGTCGTGCTGGATGTGCTGCAGAAGAAGTAG
- a CDS encoding class I fructose-bisphosphate aldolase — protein MKITRTVKKILDNYESDCPGTKANLARMLMHGRLGGSGKMVILPVDQGFEHGPDRSFAPNPPAYDPHYHYQLAIDAGLNAYAAPLGALEAGADTFAGAIPTILKLNSANSLSTNKDQAVTGSVHDALRLGCAAIGFTIYPGSEDQYEMMEEIRELAEEAKAVGLAVVMWSYPRGGKLDKAGETAMDVCAYAAHMAALLGAHVIKVKPPTSVLWQPEAKAAFEKAKIDISTLAARIKHVMQATFNGRRIVVFSGGEAKDLEGLFTEIRGLRDGGANGSIIGRNTFQRPREEALDMLDKIIGIYQGKM, from the coding sequence GTGAAGATCACCCGCACCGTGAAGAAGATCCTCGACAACTACGAGAGCGACTGCCCCGGCACCAAGGCGAACCTCGCCCGCATGCTGATGCACGGCAGGCTGGGCGGCTCCGGCAAGATGGTGATCCTGCCCGTCGATCAAGGCTTCGAGCACGGCCCCGACCGCTCCTTTGCGCCCAACCCGCCGGCCTACGACCCGCATTATCACTACCAGCTCGCCATCGATGCCGGCCTCAACGCCTATGCGGCTCCGCTCGGTGCGCTCGAGGCTGGCGCCGATACCTTCGCGGGTGCGATTCCGACCATCCTCAAGCTCAACAGCGCCAATTCCCTCTCGACCAACAAGGACCAGGCCGTCACTGGCTCAGTGCACGACGCACTGCGGCTCGGCTGCGCGGCCATCGGCTTCACGATCTATCCCGGTTCGGAAGACCAGTACGAGATGATGGAGGAGATCCGCGAGCTCGCCGAGGAGGCGAAGGCAGTCGGCCTCGCCGTCGTCATGTGGTCCTATCCGCGTGGCGGCAAGCTCGACAAGGCGGGCGAGACCGCGATGGATGTCTGCGCCTATGCCGCCCATATGGCGGCGCTATTGGGCGCGCACGTCATCAAGGTGAAGCCGCCGACCAGCGTCCTGTGGCAGCCGGAGGCCAAGGCCGCATTCGAGAAGGCCAAGATCGACATTTCGACGCTCGCCGCCCGCATCAAGCACGTGATGCAGGCGACCTTCAACGGCCGGCGCATCGTCGTCTTCTCGGGCGGTGAGGCGAAGGACCTCGAGGGGCTGTTCACCGAGATCCGCGGCTTGCGTGACGGCGGCGCCAACGGCTCGATCATCGGCCGCAACACCTTCCAGCGCCCGCGCGAGGAGGCGCTCGACATGCTGGACAAGATCATCGGCATCTACCAGGGCAAGATGTAA
- a CDS encoding thiamine phosphate synthase: MPAAESCRLYLVSPPRIDRPTLFADEMRAAFAGGDVAAFLLGLAEADDAAIARTADTLRPICQQRGVAFMLADRPDLALKLDADGVQVRVEAYAEARRIVGRERQVGVACPASRHLAMEAADAGADYVAFDAADLETIEWWSGLFEIPCVATGGITPDNARSLVAAGADFLAVGSGIWNHKDGPEAAVRAFNTLLAAPS; the protein is encoded by the coding sequence GTGCCGGCCGCCGAGAGCTGCCGGCTCTACCTCGTCTCGCCTCCGCGCATCGATCGTCCGACGCTCTTCGCCGACGAGATGCGCGCCGCCTTCGCGGGCGGCGACGTGGCGGCCTTCCTGCTGGGACTGGCGGAGGCCGACGATGCGGCGATCGCACGGACGGCGGACACGCTACGGCCGATCTGCCAGCAACGCGGCGTGGCCTTCATGCTCGCCGATCGGCCCGACTTGGCACTGAAGCTCGACGCCGATGGCGTGCAGGTCCGGGTCGAGGCCTATGCCGAGGCGCGCCGCATCGTCGGCCGCGAGCGGCAGGTGGGCGTCGCCTGCCCCGCCTCCCGCCATCTGGCGATGGAGGCCGCCGACGCCGGCGCCGACTATGTCGCCTTCGATGCGGCCGACCTCGAGACGATCGAATGGTGGAGCGGCCTGTTCGAGATCCCCTGCGTGGCGACCGGCGGCATCACCCCCGACAATGCCCGCTCCCTCGTCGCGGCCGGCGCCGACTTCCTCGCGGTGGGAAGCGGCATCTGGAACCACAAGGACGGCCCCGAAGCCGCCGTACGCGCCTTCAACACGCTGCTCGCCGCACCGTCATAG
- the epmA gene encoding EF-P lysine aminoacylase EpmA, protein MNEWRPDKLARRLPNLQARARLQAAIRQWFIDQGFVEVETPILQVAPGAEVHLSGFATDWETPDGEEEQVRWLHSSPEFAMKKLLAGGLPKLFQFARVFRNGEGSALHHPEFTMLEWYRAGAGYETLMEDCAALLALAGVRELRWEDNRCDPTATPERLTVAEAFDRHAGVDLLATVGNGEKLAGQAGIAMHADDTWDDVFFRIMFDRIEPKLGMGRPTILCEYPITMAALARAKPGDPRVAERFELYVCGVELANGFGELTDPAIQRARLQADMDEKEHLYGLRWPIDTDFLAALDHGLPASSGIALGFDRLVMLATGAAHIEDVLWLPVR, encoded by the coding sequence ATGAACGAGTGGCGTCCCGACAAGCTCGCCCGGCGTCTGCCCAACCTCCAGGCGCGCGCGCGGCTGCAGGCCGCGATCCGGCAATGGTTCATCGACCAGGGCTTCGTCGAGGTCGAGACGCCGATCCTGCAAGTGGCCCCCGGGGCGGAGGTGCACCTCTCGGGCTTCGCCACCGACTGGGAGACGCCCGACGGCGAGGAGGAGCAGGTGCGCTGGCTGCACAGCTCGCCCGAGTTCGCCATGAAGAAGCTGCTGGCCGGCGGCCTGCCGAAGCTCTTCCAGTTCGCGCGCGTGTTCCGCAACGGCGAGGGCTCGGCGCTGCACCATCCCGAGTTCACCATGCTGGAATGGTATCGCGCCGGCGCGGGCTACGAGACACTGATGGAGGATTGCGCGGCGCTGCTGGCGCTCGCCGGCGTGCGCGAGCTGCGCTGGGAGGACAATCGCTGCGATCCGACGGCCACGCCCGAGCGGCTGACCGTGGCGGAGGCCTTCGACCGCCATGCCGGCGTCGATCTCCTGGCGACAGTGGGCAATGGAGAGAAGCTCGCCGGGCAGGCGGGCATCGCCATGCACGCCGACGATACCTGGGACGACGTCTTCTTTCGCATCATGTTCGACCGCATCGAGCCCAAGCTCGGCATGGGACGGCCGACGATCCTCTGCGAATATCCGATCACCATGGCGGCGCTCGCCCGGGCCAAGCCGGGCGATCCGCGCGTCGCCGAGCGCTTCGAGCTCTATGTCTGCGGCGTCGAGCTCGCCAACGGCTTCGGCGAGCTCACCGACCCCGCGATCCAGCGCGCGCGATTGCAGGCCGACATGGACGAGAAGGAGCACCTCTACGGCCTGCGCTGGCCGATCGATACCGACTTTCTCGCCGCCCTCGACCACGGGCTGCCCGCGAGCAGCGGCATCGCGCTCGGCTTCGACCGTCTGGTGATGCTGGCGACCGGCGCTGCGCACATCGAGGACGTGCTGTGGCTCCCGGTCCGCTGA